The Acidobacteriota bacterium genomic sequence AGTTCGGATCCCTGCCGCCGGCATCGATGCCTCGCGCGATCCGCGTCCACGCGAGGTCGGATTCGTCACCTTCCACGATGGCGATCGCAAGCATCTGGGCGCTGGTGGCGAGCGTGAGCGCGACGAGTCGCACATGCAGCGGCCCCACGCGGGCCGGCTCGGTCGCATCGAGCCTCGCCACCGTGTCTGCGTGCACGATGCGGTTGACGATCACGCTGCCGAGCAGCGACGCGTAGACGAGCACCTCGACGCTCTCGGGCTTCTCGCCATCGATCTCGTCGAGCACCCAGTCGCTCTTGTTGAGCCGGTTGTCGTGCTCGATGTTCCAGCGCAGCCGGTACAGGTCGGCGACCAGCGCGGCCGGCGCCTTGTCGCGCGGCACATTCGTCAGGAACGTGCAGACGCCTTTGCCCTTGATCTGCAGCATGACGAGGCGCACCGGGAAGCGCCCGGTCTCCATCGGCAGCTCGATGTCGGCATCGAGCACGCCGTCGTCGGAGCGCAGCTTCATCGTGCTCAGCGCGTGCGCGAGATCGAGCGGCGCTTTCGACTTCCGCGGCGTGAGCTCACCGACGGCGACGCCCTTGACGCTCGCTTTCCAGCCTTCTTTCAGGCGGATCACGAACGAGACGCCGTGCTCCTCGCAGTCGCGAATGAAGGCGTGGCTGACGTAGCCGAGATCGACCAGCACGCCCTTGCCGCGCCACGACGCGTCGACCTTGAACTGCGCCGCGTCGTGCTCACGTGCGGGACCGACGCGGTACCCGATGAGGTTCTCGCGGCCGATCGAGTAGAGCTTGTGGACCTTCAGCGCCGCGTAGTCACCCGCGCCCGGGTACGTCGGCACGAGCGCGTCGTGCAGCTTCACCGTCGTCGCGTCCTGGATCAGCCAGTCCTGGACGAACGCGATCGCAGGCGGCAAGCGCACGGGATCGGCTCTCGCGGCCTCCAGCGCTCGATCGAGCAGGCCCTGCATCAGCGC encodes the following:
- a CDS encoding IS4 family transposase — its product is MDATKLRDIVTGAIGREQLEEFARELGAVKRQSKVHMMELVTALILAARTNAGGRQAEAMRVFRDHLGGARIARSTYYERFNSGLVALMQGLLDRALEAARADPVRLPPAIAFVQDWLIQDATTVKLHDALVPTYPGAGDYAALKVHKLYSIGRENLIGYRVGPAREHDAAQFKVDASWRGKGVLVDLGYVSHAFIRDCEEHGVSFVIRLKEGWKASVKGVAVGELTPRKSKAPLDLAHALSTMKLRSDDGVLDADIELPMETGRFPVRLVMLQIKGKGVCTFLTNVPRDKAPAALVADLYRLRWNIEHDNRLNKSDWVLDEIDGEKPESVEVLVYASLLGSVIVNRIVHADTVARLDATEPARVGPLHVRLVALTLATSAQMLAIAIVEGDESDLAWTRIARGIDAGGRDPNWRRTPSVLDIMHGFNLGPAKKRQNSNNRPPRNKQ